One window from the genome of Artemia franciscana chromosome 12, ASM3288406v1, whole genome shotgun sequence encodes:
- the LOC136033442 gene encoding protein adenylyltransferase FICD-like yields MVLEGQDVSDKNVLEVNEIIGLQTAVNYLRSSLLKKQEQISEAVILKLHDHVLGLVNPKESGVYRRGQVYVGGRKCPSYQEVPNRMQEFIKWLNSDEARRLHPIKYAALAHFKLVFIHPFVDGNGRVSRLLMNFLLMKAKYPLVIIQKEKKDEYFQAIRDGVLGDINPFVRFIAQEIDQTLDVFILAKTDLA; encoded by the coding sequence ATGGTGCTTGAAGGTCAGGACGTATCCGATAAAAATGTTTTGGAAGTTAATGAAATCATTGGACTCCAAACTGCTGTAAATTATCTACGAAGTAGTCTACtcaaaaaacaagaacaaatttCCGAAGctgtaattttaaaattgcacGACCATGTTTTGGGATTAGTAAATCCGAAGGAGAGTGGAGTTTATCGACGTGGGCAGGTCTATGTTGGTGGTCGTAAGTGTCCATCTTACCAAGAAGTTCCTAACCGAATGCAGGAATTTATCAAGTGGCTCAACTCAGATGAAGCCAGAAGACTACATCCCATAAAGTACGCTGCACTGGCTCATTTTAAGTTGGTATTCATCCACCCTTTCGTGGATGGCAACGGAAGAGTATCCAGGCTACTCATGAACTTCCTTTTAATGAAGGCCAAATATCCGCTCGtaataatacaaaaagaaaagaaggatgAATATTTTCAAGCCATAAGAGATGGTGTACTTGGTGATATCAACCCTTTTGTAAGATTCATAGCTCAAGAGATAGATCAAACCCTAGATGTCTTTATTTTGGCCAAAACAGACTTAGCATAG